In the Streptomyces sp. NBC_00525 genome, one interval contains:
- a CDS encoding M16 family metallopeptidase, whose product MTSRSSATTARPSSEGRAVARTQTLLKGSNGIGTVRRTVLPGGLRVVTETLPSVRSATFGIWANVGSRDETPALNGATHYLEHLLFKGTARRSALDISSAIDAVGGEMNAFTAKEYTCYYARVLDTDLPLAIDVVCDMLTGSLIAPEDVDAERGVILEEIAMTEDDPGDCVHDLFAHTMLGDTPLGRPVLGTVDTINALNRGQIARFYKKHYDPTRLVVAAAGNIDHATVVRRVRKAFEAAGALSRTDAVPTAPREGSRALRTAGRVEVLGRKTEQAHVVLGMPGLSRTDERRWALGVLNTALGGGMSSRLFQEVREKRGLAYSVYSYTSGFADCGLFGVYAGCRPSQVHDVLKICRDELDRVASDGLSDEEISRAIGQLSGSTVLGLEDTGALMNRIGKSELCWGEQMSVDDMLARIGEVTPDDIRAVAGEILGQRPSLSVIGPLKDKQAARLHDAVA is encoded by the coding sequence GTGACGTCCCGTAGTTCCGCGACGACGGCCCGCCCCTCCTCGGAGGGGCGGGCCGTCGCCCGTACCCAAACGCTTCTCAAGGGCAGCAACGGCATCGGCACGGTCCGCCGTACGGTCCTGCCCGGCGGCCTCCGCGTCGTCACCGAGACCCTGCCCTCCGTACGCTCCGCGACCTTCGGCATCTGGGCCAACGTCGGATCACGCGACGAGACGCCCGCGCTGAACGGCGCCACGCACTACCTGGAGCACCTCCTTTTCAAGGGCACCGCCAGGCGCAGCGCCCTCGACATCTCCTCCGCCATCGACGCGGTCGGCGGCGAGATGAACGCCTTCACGGCGAAGGAGTACACCTGCTACTACGCGCGGGTCCTCGACACGGACCTGCCGCTGGCCATCGACGTCGTCTGCGACATGCTGACCGGCTCGCTGATCGCCCCCGAGGACGTGGACGCCGAACGCGGTGTCATCCTGGAGGAGATCGCCATGACGGAGGACGATCCGGGCGACTGCGTGCACGACCTGTTCGCGCACACCATGCTCGGCGACACCCCGCTGGGCCGCCCCGTCCTCGGCACCGTCGACACGATCAACGCCCTGAACCGGGGCCAGATCGCCCGCTTCTACAAGAAGCACTACGACCCCACCCGGCTCGTCGTCGCCGCCGCGGGCAACATCGACCACGCCACGGTCGTACGCCGGGTCCGCAAGGCATTCGAAGCGGCCGGCGCCCTCTCCCGCACCGACGCCGTCCCCACCGCACCCCGCGAGGGCTCCCGCGCCCTGCGCACCGCCGGCCGGGTCGAGGTGCTGGGCCGCAAGACCGAACAGGCCCATGTGGTCCTCGGCATGCCCGGCCTCTCCCGCACCGACGAGCGCCGCTGGGCCCTGGGCGTCCTCAACACCGCCCTCGGCGGCGGCATGAGCTCCCGCCTCTTCCAGGAGGTACGGGAGAAGCGCGGCCTCGCCTACAGCGTGTACTCGTACACCTCGGGCTTCGCCGACTGCGGCCTGTTCGGCGTGTACGCGGGCTGCCGCCCCAGCCAGGTGCACGACGTCCTCAAGATCTGCCGCGACGAGCTGGACCGGGTCGCGTCGGACGGGCTGAGCGACGAGGAGATCAGCCGCGCCATCGGCCAGCTCTCCGGCTCCACCGTCCTCGGCCTGGAGGACACCGGCGCGCTGATGAACCGCATCGGCAAGAGCGAGCTGTGCTGGGGCGAGCAGATGTCGGTCGACGACATGCTCGCCCGTATCGGCGAAGTCACCCCGGACGACATACGCGCGGTGGCGGGCGAGATCCTCGGACAGCGTCCCTCGCTGTCCGTCATCGGACCGCTCAAGGACAAGCAGGCCGCCCGTCTCCACGACGCGGTCGCCTGA
- a CDS encoding polyribonucleotide nucleotidyltransferase, whose protein sequence is MENETHYAEAVIDNGTFGTRTIRFETGRLAKQAAGSAVAYLDDDTMVLSATTASKRPKDQLDFFPLTVDVEERQYAAGKIPGSFFRREGRPSEDAILTCRLIDRPLRPSFKKGLRNEIQIVETVMALNPDHLYDVVAINAASCSTQLAGLPFSGPIGGTRVALIKGQWVAFPTHTELEDAVFDMVVAGRVLEDGDVAIMMVEAEATERTIQLVKDGAEAPTEEVVASGLEAAKPFIKVLCKAQSDLAAKAAKPTGEFPVFLDYQDDVLEALTKAVSTELAKALTIAGKQEREAELDRVKEIAGEKLLPEFEGREKEISGAYRALTKKLVRERIIKDKVRIDGRGVTDIRTLAAEVEAIPRVHGSALFERGETQILGVTTLNMLRMEQQLDTLSPVTRKRYMHNYNFPPYSVGETGRVGSPKRREIGHGALAERAIVPVLPSREEFPYAIRQVSEALGSNGSTSMGSVCASTMSLLNAGVPLKAAVAGIAMGLISQEIDGKTHYVALTDILGAEDAFGDMDFKVAGTKQFVTALQLDTKLDGIPASVLAAALKQARDARLHILDVMNEAIDVPDEMSPNAPRIITVKIPVDKIGEVIGPKGKMINQIQEDTGADITIEDDGTIYIGAQQGSQAEAARATINAIANPTMPEVGERYLGTVVKTTTFGAFVSLMPGKDGLLHISQIRKLAGGKRVENVEDVLGVGAKVQVEIAEIDSRGKLSLIPVIEGEEGDEKKDDAAK, encoded by the coding sequence GTGGAGAACGAGACCCACTACGCCGAGGCCGTCATCGACAACGGCACCTTCGGCACCCGCACCATCCGCTTCGAGACGGGCCGCCTGGCCAAGCAGGCCGCCGGCTCCGCCGTCGCGTACCTGGACGACGACACCATGGTGCTGTCGGCCACCACCGCTTCCAAGCGGCCCAAGGACCAGCTCGACTTCTTCCCCCTGACGGTGGACGTCGAGGAGCGGCAGTACGCCGCGGGCAAGATCCCCGGCTCGTTCTTCCGCCGCGAGGGCCGCCCCTCCGAGGACGCGATCCTCACCTGCCGCCTGATCGACCGCCCGCTGCGCCCCTCCTTCAAGAAGGGCCTGCGCAACGAGATCCAGATCGTCGAGACGGTCATGGCGCTCAACCCCGACCACCTGTACGACGTGGTCGCGATCAACGCCGCCTCCTGCTCCACGCAGCTGGCCGGCCTGCCCTTCTCCGGCCCGATCGGCGGCACCCGTGTCGCGCTGATCAAGGGCCAGTGGGTCGCCTTCCCGACGCACACCGAGCTCGAGGACGCCGTCTTCGACATGGTCGTCGCGGGCCGCGTCCTGGAGGACGGCGACGTCGCGATCATGATGGTCGAGGCCGAGGCCACCGAGCGGACCATCCAGCTCGTCAAGGACGGCGCCGAGGCCCCGACCGAAGAGGTCGTCGCCTCCGGTCTGGAAGCCGCCAAGCCCTTCATCAAGGTGCTGTGCAAGGCCCAGTCCGACCTCGCCGCCAAGGCCGCCAAGCCCACCGGCGAGTTCCCGGTCTTCCTCGACTACCAGGACGACGTCCTGGAGGCCCTCACCAAGGCCGTCAGCACCGAGCTGGCCAAGGCGCTCACCATCGCCGGCAAGCAGGAGCGCGAGGCGGAGCTGGACCGCGTCAAGGAGATCGCGGGCGAGAAGCTCCTCCCCGAGTTCGAGGGCCGCGAGAAGGAGATCTCCGGCGCCTACCGCGCGCTGACCAAGAAGCTGGTCCGCGAGCGCATCATCAAGGACAAGGTCCGCATCGACGGCCGCGGCGTCACGGACATCCGTACGCTCGCCGCCGAGGTCGAGGCCATCCCGCGCGTGCACGGCTCCGCCCTGTTCGAGCGTGGCGAGACCCAGATCCTGGGCGTCACCACCCTCAACATGCTCCGCATGGAGCAGCAGCTGGACACCCTCTCCCCGGTGACCCGCAAGCGCTACATGCACAACTACAACTTCCCGCCGTACTCCGTCGGCGAGACCGGCCGCGTGGGCTCGCCCAAGCGCCGCGAGATCGGCCACGGCGCGCTCGCCGAGCGCGCCATCGTGCCGGTCCTGCCGTCCCGCGAGGAGTTCCCCTACGCGATCCGCCAGGTGTCCGAGGCCCTCGGCTCCAACGGCTCGACGTCCATGGGTTCGGTCTGCGCCTCCACCATGTCCCTGCTGAACGCCGGTGTGCCGCTCAAGGCCGCCGTCGCCGGCATCGCCATGGGCCTGATCTCCCAGGAGATCGACGGCAAGACCCACTACGTCGCCCTCACCGACATCCTCGGTGCCGAGGACGCCTTCGGTGACATGGACTTCAAGGTCGCCGGTACGAAGCAGTTCGTCACCGCGCTCCAGCTCGACACCAAGCTCGACGGCATCCCCGCCTCGGTCCTGGCCGCCGCGCTGAAGCAGGCCCGCGACGCCCGCCTCCACATCCTCGACGTGATGAACGAGGCCATCGACGTCCCGGACGAGATGTCCCCGAACGCCCCCCGGATCATCACCGTCAAGATCCCGGTGGACAAGATCGGCGAGGTCATCGGCCCCAAGGGCAAGATGATCAACCAGATCCAGGAGGACACCGGCGCCGACATCACGATCGAGGACGACGGCACCATCTACATCGGTGCCCAGCAGGGCTCGCAGGCCGAGGCCGCCCGCGCCACGATCAACGCCATCGCCAACCCGACCATGCCGGAGGTCGGCGAGCGCTACCTGGGCACGGTCGTCAAGACCACCACCTTCGGTGCGTTCGTCTCGCTCATGCCGGGCAAGGACGGTCTGCTGCACATCTCGCAGATCCGCAAGCTGGCCGGCGGCAAGCGCGTCGAGAACGTCGAGGACGTCCTCGGCGTCGGCGCCAAGGTCCAGGTCGAGATCGCCGAGATCGACTCCCGCGGCAAGCTCTCCCTCATCCCCGTCATCGAGGGTGAAGAAGGCGACGAGAAGAAGGACGACGCCGCCAAGTGA
- the rpsO gene encoding 30S ribosomal protein S15, whose amino-acid sequence MPLDAATKKQIMTEFATKEGDTGSPEVQVAMLSRRISDLTEHLKTHKHDHHSRRGLLILVGQRRRLLQYLAKKDIQRFRALVDRLGIRRGAAGGVK is encoded by the coding sequence GTGCCGCTCGACGCCGCTACGAAGAAGCAGATCATGACCGAGTTCGCGACGAAGGAGGGCGACACCGGTTCCCCCGAGGTCCAGGTCGCCATGCTCTCGCGCCGCATCTCGGACCTGACGGAGCACCTCAAGACGCACAAGCACGACCACCACTCCCGTCGTGGTCTGCTGATCCTGGTCGGCCAGCGTCGCCGCCTCCTGCAGTACCTGGCCAAGAAGGACATCCAGCGCTTCCGTGCGCTCGTCGACCGCCTCGGCATCCGCCGCGGTGCGGCCGGCGGCGTCAAGTAA
- a CDS encoding SCO5717 family growth-regulating ATPase, with protein MNGDRDEMRGGWDKPVDESSDAEPADSTGEFTIDYTPPAWYTQNAPGDSSNGAGSPLAPPSGEPVPLPPPPAHRGFDPDWAPAPPEPADSGDLESGATMRFSAAALKREIEERETATRDADGDAPSGANGDGDVQDDVSGRVFDFEPEEAGRSGGDTPEPAGEPDRAPEAEGTGDDADGAGEDAPKPYSPKPFPSEPADAVPSDAAPSGSETGETDVTDVTDEAGDDVPVGKAPLVDAPSDAAPSDAAPSDAAPSDATPSDAAPSSPWAPAQAQGGLPPLPPAFQPAAPQAPQAPQPPVQQPEAAPPQAVQPQAPAPAPAPAHPTPPPAAQSGYGFPQQPQPAQQPPQALPAANLPAQRPPEPQAPRAPQPQAPWSAQQPPQQAQPPVGGGAPQLPAQVQPQPHQPQPYQQPVDPRAGTSWPAPVTHDQRERSVPGAPLGYTAAVELTSDRLIRGKQKTRSSRNPSAAARFKLGGKKEEQERLRKLELIRTPVLSCYRIAVISLKGGVGKTTTTTALGATLASERQDKILAIDANPDAGTLGRRVRRETGATIRDLVHAIPHLNSYMDIRRFTSQAPSGLEIIANDVDPAVSTTFNDEDYRRAIDVLGKQYPIILTDSGTGLLYSAMRGVLDLADQLIIISTPSVDGASSASTTLDWLSAHGYAELVQRSITVISGVRETGKMIKVDDIVQHFRTRCRGVVVVPFDEHLSAGAEVDLDMMRPKTREAYFNLSALVAEDFARAQQQQGLWTSDGSGPPPQYAPPLPGQQIPGQPMPGQQPPAPQPYAPQQPGQPGQPQHGQPQPQPGQPQYPGQPYAPQSPGQPYPQQPYPPQPGPGAGQGWQQQPPAQGTQPYPPQQGGQGAPEPSAHPELQGPVPPAGWQQQPPSAPQQ; from the coding sequence GTGAACGGCGATCGGGACGAGATGCGCGGGGGCTGGGACAAGCCCGTCGACGAGTCGTCCGACGCGGAGCCCGCCGACTCGACGGGTGAGTTCACCATCGACTACACCCCGCCCGCCTGGTACACGCAGAACGCGCCGGGCGACTCCTCGAACGGTGCCGGCTCGCCGCTGGCCCCGCCCAGCGGTGAGCCGGTGCCGCTGCCCCCGCCGCCCGCGCACCGCGGCTTCGACCCCGACTGGGCTCCGGCCCCGCCGGAGCCCGCCGACAGCGGTGACCTGGAGAGCGGCGCCACGATGCGGTTCTCGGCCGCCGCGCTGAAGCGGGAGATCGAGGAGCGGGAGACCGCGACGCGCGACGCGGACGGCGATGCGCCGTCCGGCGCGAACGGAGACGGGGACGTGCAGGATGACGTGTCCGGCCGGGTGTTCGACTTCGAGCCCGAGGAGGCCGGGCGCTCCGGCGGCGACACCCCGGAGCCGGCCGGCGAGCCCGACAGGGCGCCGGAGGCCGAGGGGACCGGGGACGACGCGGACGGGGCAGGCGAGGACGCTCCGAAGCCGTACAGCCCCAAGCCGTTCCCCTCCGAACCGGCCGACGCGGTGCCGTCGGACGCGGCGCCGTCCGGGTCCGAGACGGGCGAGACGGATGTAACTGACGTGACGGACGAGGCGGGCGACGACGTGCCCGTCGGCAAGGCGCCGCTCGTGGACGCCCCGTCCGACGCCGCGCCGTCGGACGCCGCCCCCTCCGATGCCGCTCCTTCCGACGCCACGCCGTCCGACGCCGCGCCGTCCTCTCCCTGGGCTCCGGCCCAGGCGCAGGGCGGTCTGCCGCCGCTGCCGCCCGCCTTCCAGCCGGCCGCCCCGCAGGCCCCGCAGGCCCCGCAGCCGCCGGTCCAGCAGCCGGAAGCCGCTCCGCCCCAGGCCGTACAGCCACAGGCCCCGGCCCCGGCTCCGGCTCCGGCACACCCCACTCCTCCCCCGGCCGCGCAGTCCGGCTACGGCTTCCCCCAGCAGCCCCAGCCCGCGCAGCAGCCTCCGCAGGCGCTCCCCGCGGCCAACCTGCCGGCGCAGCGCCCGCCCGAGCCGCAGGCTCCCCGGGCCCCGCAGCCGCAGGCGCCCTGGTCCGCTCAGCAGCCGCCGCAGCAGGCCCAGCCGCCGGTCGGGGGCGGCGCCCCGCAGCTGCCCGCGCAGGTGCAGCCGCAGCCCCACCAGCCGCAGCCGTACCAGCAGCCCGTCGATCCGCGGGCCGGCACCTCGTGGCCCGCGCCTGTCACCCACGACCAGCGCGAGCGTTCCGTACCGGGTGCTCCGCTGGGGTACACGGCCGCGGTGGAGCTCACGTCCGACCGGCTGATCCGGGGCAAGCAGAAGACGCGGAGCAGCCGCAACCCCTCGGCCGCGGCCCGTTTCAAGCTGGGCGGCAAGAAGGAGGAGCAGGAGAGGCTGCGCAAGCTGGAGCTGATCCGTACGCCGGTGCTCTCCTGCTACCGGATCGCGGTCATCAGCCTCAAGGGCGGTGTCGGCAAGACCACGACGACCACCGCGCTCGGCGCGACCCTGGCCAGCGAGCGGCAGGACAAGATCCTCGCCATCGACGCCAACCCGGACGCCGGCACGCTGGGCCGCCGGGTGCGCCGTGAGACCGGGGCGACCATCCGCGACCTGGTGCACGCGATCCCGCACCTCAACTCGTACATGGACATCCGCCGGTTCACCTCGCAGGCGCCCTCCGGTCTGGAGATCATCGCCAACGACGTGGACCCGGCGGTCTCCACGACCTTCAACGACGAGGACTACCGGCGCGCGATCGACGTGCTCGGCAAGCAGTACCCGATCATCCTCACGGACTCGGGCACCGGTCTGCTGTACAGCGCGATGCGCGGGGTGCTGGACCTGGCCGATCAGCTGATCATCATCTCGACGCCCTCGGTCGACGGCGCCTCCAGTGCCTCGACGACGCTGGACTGGCTGTCGGCGCACGGGTACGCGGAGCTGGTGCAGCGGTCGATCACGGTCATCTCGGGGGTCCGCGAGACCGGCAAGATGATCAAGGTCGATGACATCGTGCAGCACTTCCGTACACGCTGCCGCGGGGTGGTCGTGGTGCCGTTCGACGAGCATCTGTCGGCCGGTGCGGAGGTGGACCTCGACATGATGCGGCCGAAGACGCGGGAGGCGTACTTCAATCTGTCCGCGCTGGTCGCCGAGGACTTCGCGCGCGCCCAGCAGCAGCAGGGGCTTTGGACGTCGGACGGCAGCGGTCCGCCGCCGCAGTACGCCCCGCCGCTGCCGGGCCAGCAGATTCCGGGCCAGCCGATGCCGGGGCAGCAGCCCCCCGCGCCGCAGCCGTACGCCCCGCAGCAGCCGGGACAGCCCGGTCAGCCGCAGCACGGGCAGCCCCAGCCGCAGCCCGGTCAGCCGCAGTACCCCGGTCAGCCGTACGCGCCCCAATCACCCGGTCAGCCGTATCCGCAGCAGCCCTATCCCCCGCAGCCGGGTCCCGGCGCCGGGCAGGGCTGGCAGCAGCAGCCGCCCGCCCAGGGCACGCAGCCGTACCCTCCGCAGCAAGGTGGGCAGGGTGCGCCCGAACCGTCCGCGCACCCCGAGTTGCAGGGCCCCGTACCGCCCGCCGGATGGCAGCAGCAGCCACCGTCAGCGCCTCAGCAGTAG
- a CDS encoding DUF397 domain-containing protein, translating into MGTQAEKDELYALDISGVKWLCAPGTEQEEERVEIAHLPGGGVAMRSSLDPDTVLRYTEAEWHAFVLGARDGEFDIQ; encoded by the coding sequence ATGGGCACACAGGCGGAGAAGGACGAGCTGTACGCACTCGACATCTCGGGGGTGAAGTGGCTGTGTGCGCCCGGCACGGAGCAGGAGGAGGAGCGTGTGGAGATCGCGCACCTTCCCGGCGGCGGGGTGGCGATGCGGTCCTCGCTCGACCCCGACACCGTGCTGAGGTACACGGAGGCCGAGTGGCACGCGTTCGTGCTCGGTGCCAGGGACGGCGAGTTCGACATCCAGTAG
- the dapA gene encoding 4-hydroxy-tetrahydrodipicolinate synthase has product MAPISTPQTPFGRVLTAMVTPFTADGVLDLEGAQRLATHLVDAGNDGLIINGTTGESPTTSDAEKDQLVRAVLEAVGDRAHIVAGIGTNDTRHSIELARTAERSGAHGLLAVTPYYNKPPQEGLFRHFTAIADATGLPVMLYDIPGRSGVPIDTETLVRLAEHPRIVANKDAKGDLGRSSWAIARSGLAWYSGDDMLNLPLLSVGAVGVVSVVGHVVTPELRALIEAYLGGDVQKATEIHQKLLPVFTGMFRTQGVITTKAALTLQGLPAGPLRLPLVELTEQETAQLKIDLAAGGVEL; this is encoded by the coding sequence ATGGCTCCGATCTCCACTCCGCAGACCCCCTTCGGGCGGGTCCTCACCGCTATGGTCACGCCGTTCACGGCGGACGGTGTTCTCGACCTCGAGGGCGCGCAGCGGCTCGCCACCCACCTGGTGGACGCAGGCAACGACGGCCTGATCATCAACGGCACCACCGGCGAGTCCCCGACCACCAGCGACGCGGAGAAAGACCAGCTCGTCAGGGCGGTCCTCGAAGCGGTGGGCGACCGGGCGCACATCGTCGCCGGCATCGGCACCAATGACACCCGTCACAGCATCGAGCTCGCCCGCACCGCCGAGCGCAGCGGCGCGCACGGCCTCCTCGCCGTGACCCCGTACTACAACAAGCCCCCGCAGGAGGGCCTGTTCCGGCACTTCACCGCCATCGCGGACGCCACCGGCCTGCCGGTGATGCTCTACGACATTCCGGGCCGCAGCGGTGTGCCGATCGACACGGAGACGCTCGTACGGCTCGCCGAGCACCCCCGCATCGTCGCGAACAAGGACGCCAAGGGCGACCTCGGCCGCTCCAGCTGGGCCATCGCCCGCTCGGGCCTCGCCTGGTACTCCGGCGACGACATGCTGAACCTCCCGCTTCTGTCGGTCGGCGCGGTCGGCGTCGTCTCGGTCGTCGGCCATGTCGTCACACCGGAGCTGCGGGCGCTCATCGAGGCGTACCTCGGCGGGGACGTGCAGAAGGCCACCGAGATCCACCAGAAGCTGCTGCCGGTCTTCACCGGCATGTTCCGCACCCAGGGCGTGATCACCACCAAGGCCGCCCTGACGCTCCAGGGACTCCCGGCGGGCCCCCTGCGCCTGCCCCTCGTCGAGCTGACCGAGCAGGAGACGGCCCAGCTCAAGATCGATCTTGCCGCCGGCGGGGTAGAGCTCTGA
- the thyX gene encoding FAD-dependent thymidylate synthase — MTETPEPTKAHFRSDVTVDLVKSAAGDADVLFAARVSTAGEQSLEEIAKDPERSKGLINYLMRDRHGSPFEHNSMTFFISAPIFVFREFMRHRVGWSYNEESGRYRELQPVFYVPDTSRKLIQQGRPGKYEFVEGTPEQHALTSSAMEDSYRRSYDAYQEMLAAGVAREVARAVLPVGLYSTMYATCNARSLMHFLGLRTQHELAKVPSFPQREIEMVGEQMEAHWARLMPLTYAAFNKNGRVAP; from the coding sequence GTGACCGAAACTCCCGAGCCCACCAAGGCCCACTTCCGCAGCGATGTCACCGTTGACCTGGTGAAATCCGCCGCGGGCGACGCCGACGTCCTGTTCGCCGCCCGTGTGTCCACGGCCGGTGAGCAGTCCCTGGAGGAGATCGCCAAGGACCCCGAGCGTTCGAAGGGGCTCATCAACTACCTGATGCGGGACCGGCACGGCAGCCCGTTCGAGCACAACTCGATGACCTTCTTCATCAGCGCCCCGATCTTCGTGTTCCGCGAGTTCATGCGGCACCGCGTCGGCTGGTCGTACAACGAGGAGTCGGGCCGCTACCGGGAGCTGCAGCCGGTCTTCTACGTCCCCGACACCTCCCGCAAGCTCATCCAGCAGGGCCGCCCCGGCAAGTACGAGTTCGTCGAGGGCACCCCGGAACAGCACGCGCTCACCAGCAGCGCCATGGAGGACTCGTACCGGCGCTCCTACGACGCTTACCAGGAGATGCTGGCGGCGGGTGTGGCCCGCGAGGTGGCCCGCGCCGTGCTCCCGGTCGGCCTGTACTCCACGATGTACGCCACCTGCAACGCACGCTCGCTGATGCACTTCCTCGGCCTGCGCACGCAGCACGAGCTGGCCAAGGTGCCGTCGTTCCCGCAGCGGGAGATCGAGATGGTGGGTGAGCAGATGGAGGCGCACTGGGCGCGGCTCATGCCGCTCACCTATGCAGCCTTCAACAAAAATGGACGTGTCGCCCCGTAG
- the dapB gene encoding 4-hydroxy-tetrahydrodipicolinate reductase, whose translation MSKLRVAVLGAKGRIGSEAVRAVEAADDLELVAALGRDDKLETLAAAGAQVAVELTTPDSVMDNLEYCVGHGIHAVVGTTGWTDERLARLNTWLDASPETGVLIAPNFSIGAVLTMKFAQQAARYFESVEVIELHHPNKADAPSGTAARTAQLIAAARRDAGSAPQPDATSTALDGARGADVDGIPVHSVRLRGLLAHQEVLLGGEGETLTIRHDSLHHSSFMPGILLGARRVVTTPGLTFGLEHFLDLN comes from the coding sequence ATGAGCAAGCTGCGCGTGGCCGTTCTCGGTGCGAAGGGCCGCATCGGCTCCGAGGCGGTACGAGCCGTCGAGGCCGCCGACGACCTGGAGCTGGTGGCCGCCCTCGGCCGGGACGACAAGCTGGAGACCCTGGCCGCGGCCGGGGCCCAGGTCGCCGTCGAGCTGACCACCCCCGACTCGGTGATGGACAACCTCGAGTACTGCGTCGGGCACGGCATCCACGCGGTGGTCGGCACCACCGGCTGGACCGACGAACGGCTCGCGCGGCTGAACACCTGGCTCGACGCCTCCCCGGAGACCGGTGTGCTCATCGCGCCGAACTTCTCCATCGGCGCGGTCCTCACCATGAAGTTCGCCCAGCAGGCGGCCCGCTACTTCGAGTCCGTCGAGGTCATCGAGCTGCACCACCCCAACAAGGCCGACGCCCCCTCGGGCACCGCCGCCCGCACCGCCCAGCTCATCGCCGCCGCCCGCCGCGACGCGGGCAGCGCCCCCCAGCCGGACGCCACCAGCACCGCGCTGGACGGGGCGCGCGGCGCCGACGTGGACGGCATCCCGGTCCACTCGGTCCGGCTCCGCGGCCTCCTGGCCCACCAGGAGGTGCTGCTCGGCGGCGAGGGCGAGACCCTCACCATCCGCCACGACTCCCTGCACCACAGCAGCTTCATGCCCGGCATCCTGCTCGGCGCCCGCCGTGTGGTGACCACTCCCGGCCTCACGTTCGGCCTGGAACACTTCCTCGACCTGAACTGA
- a CDS encoding tetratricopeptide repeat protein, which produces MRAKITYVVTAAVLVFYFVLVGSRGVLLIEHGTPVTVAFGVAVLVLPAIGVWFLWKNTQFVRRANALAAELDAEGGLPVDDLLRTPSGRIDRASADAVFERRREETEDSPDDWRCWFRLAVAYQDARDTPRARKAMQRAIALRRRPGAPTSPSGV; this is translated from the coding sequence ATGCGCGCAAAGATCACCTATGTCGTCACCGCCGCCGTCCTGGTCTTCTACTTCGTCCTGGTCGGCAGCCGGGGTGTCCTGCTCATCGAGCACGGCACCCCGGTGACGGTGGCCTTCGGGGTCGCCGTGCTCGTCCTGCCGGCGATCGGCGTCTGGTTCCTGTGGAAGAACACCCAGTTCGTCCGCAGGGCCAACGCCCTGGCCGCAGAGCTGGACGCGGAGGGCGGCCTCCCGGTCGACGACCTGCTGCGTACGCCCAGCGGCCGCATCGACCGGGCATCGGCGGACGCGGTGTTCGAACGCCGCCGGGAGGAGACGGAAGACTCCCCGGACGACTGGCGCTGCTGGTTCCGTCTGGCGGTCGCCTACCAGGACGCCCGGGACACCCCCCGAGCCCGCAAGGCCATGCAACGAGCCATCGCCCTGCGCCGCCGACCCGGTGCACCAACCAGCCCGTCCGGCGTTTGA